One window from the genome of Cucumis melo cultivar AY chromosome 10, USDA_Cmelo_AY_1.0, whole genome shotgun sequence encodes:
- the LOC103489164 gene encoding uncharacterized protein At5g01610-like isoform X2 — MISMTLDANTGKADYIWMLITYSSGLASTFSNTVEEKAKWIFNKLKGKPLKSLPDLLREYNLPPGLFPQNMTCYEFDESKSKLIVYLPSACEISFKDSSVVRYATRVKGTLQRGKLTNIEGMKTKVLVWVKVTSVSVEGYKSDKVWFTAGVKKSRSKDAYEKPHDAIRVGEF; from the exons TGCTCATAACCTACTCAAGTGGATTGGCATCA ACTTTCTCAAATACTGTTGAAGAGAAGGCAAAGTGGATTTTCAACAAGCTAAAAG GAAAACCATTGAAGAGCTTGCCGGATTTACTTCGCGAGTACAACTTACCGCCCGGCCTCTTTCCTCAGAACATGACCTGCTACGAATTTGATGAATCAAAGTCCAAGCTGATTGTATACTTACCATCCGCTTGTGAGATTAGTTTCAAGGATTCCTCTGTAGTCAGATATGCAACACGGGTGAAAGGAACTCTTCAGAGAGGAAAGCTTACAAACATCGAAGGAATGAAGACAAAAGTCCTAGTGTGGGTGAAGGTGACAAGTGTGTCAGTTGAGGGCTACAAATCTGATAAGGTCTGGTTCACAGCAGGAGTGAAGAAATCGAGATCAAAAGATGCATATGAAAAGCCCCATGACGCCATTAGGGTAGGCGAATTCTAA